A window of the Nycticebus coucang isolate mNycCou1 chromosome 3, mNycCou1.pri, whole genome shotgun sequence genome harbors these coding sequences:
- the LOC128582345 gene encoding 60S ribosomal protein L28-like has translation MSAHLRWMAVRNCSSFLIKRNKQTYSTEPNNLKARNSFRYNGLIHRKTVGVEQAADCKGVVVVMKQRSGQRRPATSYVRTTIKNARATLSSIPHMIRKNKYRPDLRMAAIRRASAVLRSQKPVMVKRKHIRHTKSP, from the coding sequence ATGTCTGCGCACCTGCGGTGGATGGCGGTGCGGAACTGCTCCAGCTTCCTGATCAAGCGGAATAAACAGACATACAGCACCGAGCCCAATAATCTGAAGGCCCGCAACTCCTTCCGCTACAACGGACTAATTCACCGCAAGACTGTGGGCGTTGAGCAGGCCGCTGACTGCAAAGGGGTCGTGGTGGTCATGAAGCAGAGATCTGGCCAGCGGAGGCCTGCCACCTCCTACGTGCGGACCACCATCAAGAATGCCCGGGCCACCCTGAGCAGCATCCCGCACATGATCCGAAAGAACAAGTACCGGCCGGACCTGCGCATGGCTGCCATCCGCAGGGCCAGCGCCGTCCTGCGCAGCCAGAAGCCTGTGATGGTGAAGAGGAAGCACATAAGACACACCAAGAGCCCCTGA